ACTGAAAGGATTCGACGTTGTTTTCAAAGCGAACCAGTGTGAAATCAAGTCCGCGGATGATGTTGTCGTAGCGGTTGGTGTGATGCACGGAAACCAATACATATTAAAAGTGGCCGAGCAGTGCATGATGGTAACAGGGAACCACCTCGAGCAATGTCaacacatttggcatcgaagaaTGGGTCACCGGAGCATGGACATCATGGGCGAAATCCAATCGAAGGAGTTGGTAGACGGTATTGTGATGAAGGATTGCGGTGAACGGATTGTGTGCGAATGTTGCCTCAAGGGAAAGCTAGCCAGGAACCCGTTTCTAAAGGTAACGGAACGCCAATCGAAACAGTCCCTGGACCTCATACACACCGACCTCTGCGGGCCCATGGAGAACCCTACACCAAGCGGCAACAAATATTTCATGACAATGATCGATGATTATAGTCGCTTCTGTGTGGTGTTTCTGTTGAAGGGCAAGAGTGAGGCGGCAAGCAAGATAATGGAGTTCGTTCGCTGGACGGAGAACTCATTTGGGCGTAAAGTTCGTGTAGTGAGATCTGATGGTGGCGGGGAATATACCGGTGAGAATCTGCAGGAGTTCTATAAGGCCGAGGGCATTAAGGCGCATTTCAGTTCTCCCTACTCACCTCAGTCCAACGGTGTTGCCGAGCGGAAGAATAGGACACTTCAAGAAATGGCAAATTGTATGCTGCTTGACGCGCGATTACCTAAGCGCTATTGGGGTGAGGCAGTCTTAACAGCTGCTCACATCCAGAATCGTCTACCGTCAAAGGCTGTCGACCGAACTCCGTTTGAGCTGTGGACTGGATCAAAACCGGATCTTTCGAGGCTGCGAATTTTCGGTTGTCAAGCTTACGTGCATATCCCGGATGTGAAGCGGAAAAAGTTTGAGCCAAAAGCGAAGAAGTTGACTTTCCTGGGATACTCCGACAACCATAAGACGTATCGTTTCGTGGACTGTGATACGGATCGGATCACTATTAGCTGGGATGCGCGGTTCATAGAGTTAGCAAACGGTTCTGAACAGGAGGAGGAGAAGGTGGTTGTTCCTGAAGATCCAGCTGAACTGAAGAGTGACAGCGAAGATCAAACAGTGATTGTGATGGGAGATCGAGGCGAGCAAGTGGCAGTAGAGCCTGAAGAGCCCGACGAAACAGTGTATGAAGATACGAATGACACAAACCAAAGTGACTTTTATGGTTATGAGGACTATGAAtacgaagaagaagaattgaGAAGAGAAGATCGTCGTACGCGTGGAGTGCTGCCTAAAAGATTACACGACTATGTTGTGCGACAGGTATCGCACGATGAAGAGCCGAGTGACTATAGAGAGGCACTAGCTTTACCTGAGTGGAGGAATGCGATGCATGAGGAAATGAAGGCGCACGAAACTAATCAAACGTGGAAGCTTGTGAAGTTGCCTGCCGGTAAGAAGATTGTAGGGTCAAAGTGGGTGTATAAGTTGAAGAGAGATGAAGCCGGCAGAATAGTGAAGCACAAGGCTCGTATTGTAGCTCAGGGCTACACCCAAGCGTTTGGGATCGATTACACGGAAGTTTTTGCTCCAGTGACTCGCCAGGCGACACTGCGGGTGTTGTTAGCCGTAGCCGGAAAGAAGAATTTGACGCTGAAACATTATGATGTGAAGACGGCGTACTTGAACGGCACCATCGAAGAGGAGCTATATATGCGGCAGCCCGGGTTTCGAAGTGGCCGGACAGGAGGAGGTGGTATGCAAGCTATACAAGAGTATCTACGGGCTGAAGCAATCAGCCCGCTGCTGGAACAAGGCACTGCGTGCGGTTCTTCTGGAAGTTGGATTTACGCAATGCGAATCAGATCCTTGTCTCTACGTCCGCCCAGGCGGAGCAGCCAAAATCTACCTACTCGTGTACGTAGATGATTTGCTGATGGGATCGACAGATGAAGCGGAGATAGATGGGATGTTCAGCAGATTGCGGGAGCGTTTTGACATTACGTCACTTGGGCCAGTGAGACATTTTCTTGGTCACGAAATTCGGAGAGAAGGTGATTACTACACGCTGCGACTGACAACCTACATCCAGGGTTTGATCAGTAAGTTCGGTATGATGGATGCGCACCCTGTAAGAACACCAATGGACCCGGGATACGTTGCGGCGAATGAGAATAGTAAGCTGTTTGGGGACAAAACCTTGTACAGGAGCTTGGTGGGAGCGTTATTGTACCTGGCGGTGAACGCAAGGCCGGATCTAGCGATTAGCGTAGGCCTGCTGGGAAGAAAAGTCGCCGAACCAAACAACAGTGACTGGAGTGCAGCTAAAAGAGTTTTGCAGTACCTGAGTGCGACCAAGAACTACAAGTTGAAGTTTGGTCCGAAGGATGGATGGAACCTTATTGGTTATTCAGATTCGGACTGGGCCGGCGACCTTCGAACTCGTAGATCAACGACTGGAGTGCTATTCTTTTTTGGTGGAGCACCAATTACTTGGATGAGCAAAGGTCAAGATTGCGTTGCCCTGTCGTCACTCGAGGCAGAGTACAATGCACTAACAGTGGCTTGTCAGGAGGTGATTTGGTTACGTCGTTTGTTGGGAGACCTGGATGAACCACAGACTATTGCGACAACGGTTTTTTGAGGACAATCAAGGATGTCTCTCCTTTGCGAAAGCGGAACGAGCAAGCGGTCGTGTCAAGCACATCGACACGAAAAGTCACTTTATTCGTGAGCTGTGTGATCGTAAGGAGGTGCAATTAATTTACTGCCCATCTGGCGATATGGCGGCCGACGCGTTGACGAAACCTTTGGGCCCGTCGATGCTCAACAAGTTCGTGGAACGAGTAGGACTATCGGACTAGTGTCCTGTAGTCATTCAGGAGGAGTGTTGGAATAGAATGACTACCTTCAGCATAGTAAAATTAACATACCTGGTGGTACATACAACCTTGGCGCATGAAGCGTATGTTCAAaatgtcatattttttttttcattccctATTAGTAACCGCTCAATAAAGCACGATTGTTTCGTTTAAAGTAATCGCGAGTTTCATTTTAGTTTTTCCAAGAGTATTTCTTTTGCTTCTCTTCTTTTCCGAGTATTTCCCCGACTCTGCGAGTGGATGTTCCTACAATAAGTACCAATACTTatatgagagaggcattatgaagctacctttagaatggtaacaaattttacaataaaacgGTGCATACTTGACCACAATCGGACAAACCGAAGTatattaaaaaaagaattgaatttTACGCAAAAatgatggattactttttccccaacctaaaatGTTCAACCTTTTCCAGGTCAAAGATCTCCTACCAGGTTTTATGACgttaaatgtttttcaattatacattcaatttattttgaattgttTAAATTAGATACAAATGCTATAAGCTTTCGCTAAAACGATCTCCGTATAGTGGCGGTTATGATCGGAAGATGTccttcaattttgatgaagaaCCATTGATGAAAGTATCCCACTAAGGAAAGCAGTGCCGAATAAGTAGGTGTAGCAGTCTTCGCCAAAATTCGCACAGCTGGTCCATGGGACTACCCCTGTTTGTGCGTTGGGTTTCCCAGACGGGTTCTCCCACTCATCAGCTGCTAGCTGTGCTGTGTACCCCTCCTACGCAATGAAAGAGAGAAATATTGTGAGGTATTATTCGCGACCTCGGCTTCGTCATCGTTTTGCTGCACTGTTGTGTCGGCACGGGTACACCACCAATTCACTCCATCTAGGGTAACTGGTTCAATCCATCGCTACATGATTCAGTTTCGATGCCATGACATCACCTCCCGCGGGGCTTTCGAACGGAATGAACTTGTTGTCTCGCGTCCCGCGCAGCATTATTAATGCATTTATTCGTGATTAAGATTTTTCGGGGTTTTCTCCCCACAAAGCGTATTAATTAGCAAGTTCAGTTCCGGATGCTCAATTACTCGTTAAAATTAGGTTAACATTGCTTCAGATGGTTTGGGTTAGATTGGCACAAAAAATCTCTGCTGATAGGTGGCTTCGGCGTCATCATTTTTGCGGAACGACTTCTGGAACTCCTGAAAACGACTGCGCCGTTCCACGAGGTTTGTTCCGAAAGTGTACTTCGGTATGTCCCCAGAATCCTTGCGGCTTTGCTTCGACGGAGATGCAGACCGTTCCGGTCGAGGACGATCCGAGTTCAGACGGGGACTCGCGATACCGACCGGTTTACTGTTCGCTTGTTCGTACTCTTTCTTCAAAGTGTTGTAAGTGTTCGAGTGAAACTGTGTCGTTGGCCGTTGGTTGTACTCCACCCGATGGGTGCTTGTGGTTACTGTACGACCCTGGTCCGAGTCATAGCGTTCGGTTCGGGTTGTGTTGACCAGAACAGATCTGTTGCGGTCGGGAGTGTCTGACCGGGTCAGTGTTAGCGACGGTCGTTTGTTGATAGTGCTGTAACCCATTTCGATCTCCTTCTGGCGAGCCTTCAAATAGCTGTTGTCTGTGGGTTTCGATTTAAGCTGGAGTGTTTCGAAAGGAGACGAACTGCGTTCGTGAGTCATCTTTGACCTTCCGTTAATAGAAGGAGACTCATTCCGTTCGGGGAGTTTTTCCATCCGATCGTATGTGGAGGAATATTTTTTCGTGGGCGAAGTGCTTCTCTCGCGCGATTTATTCTGCGGCGTAGCGCTTCTATCTCTGTAACTTTGCTGCGAAGAGGAGCTGTATTCTACATTCGCAGTATCCAAAAGCGATTCCCTCGAACTCTGTCGTTTCTttcttgtttttaatttttcctccTCGTCCAACTTGCAGTTGATTCCGATGTCACGAAATGTGGGAATGTACGTACTGTTAGAGGAGTTTGAATCCTTCCGGTCGTGTTTCTTGGAATCGTTCCTGAACAAACTTTTCTCgaagcgtttgatgaagcttTCCACTTTCTGGACTGGTTTCGATGATTTCAGGGACTTCTTCCGGTATGTACGAGAATCTACCACGACCGGTAGTTTCTCCGTTGGATCGGTGATATTTTCTCGTGATCTCTCTGAAATGATGAAGAGAGAAATAATCATTATAATTTCAGTAAACAATAACACTAAATCCACTCACCTTTACTTTTCCTTTTGGTGTACGTATTAGTTTTCATGTTTTCCTCATTTTCAGACTCATTAATCGTGAACGTATCACTCCTACTAATTGCATTTCCCGAACGCCGCTCCTTGTCCCGATCACCCTTGGTGAATGTGTTGTTCCGCAATATCCCGGCCGGTTTCTTCGTGGTCTCGTACTTATCCACGAACACTATGATCGGTGCCGGAGTCTCCTTGCCATATTTGCTCTCCCTGCGCAGTGTGGTCGAGGTACTACCCCGCCGGCTGTAGTCACTGTTGCGTCGGCCACCGTATGTCCCGTAGTCGGAACGATCCCGTTGTGGTGCGTCTGTGGAGTCGGGTTTCCTTGGCGTTGCCGCAGTTCGTTCACTGATTATACTCCGGGTAGGTGGCCCAGGGTTGAGCTTGCCATTGCGTTGAGCGGTTCCAGCTTTGTGGCCGGTGGTTAGGTTGTTGCGAATGTTACGCAGAAAGGACATGTTCAGGGCTTTAAAGATGATACGGTAGAATAATTTCGTTTATTGGGAATTGTCGCATGCAGGAAAGTTGAAAGTCGTTTCAAAATGGATATCAAAATAATAAAAGTTTGTGCACTTAGAGGGCTGGAAACGTAAAATTGAATGACCAAGAAGGCAAAACGATAGGCCAAAATGATAAAAGCTACTGTAATTGATAACACGAGATAAAATGACTGGTTGAGCGGGATCTCGGGCAAAAAATTTACAAGCTTATGTTCGACCTCGATGCCCAAGTACATCGTTCTCGTCTAGGAAGTCACATTAGTGAAATAACAGGCACATAACAAGTTTCCTGGAATGTTTTTGTCCGGATTCTACGCGTGCCGGTTACTAGAAAGCGATCTCATCACGGTCATTTTGCGCTATAAAAAATGAGTCGCATTCGACATCGTTTAGCTCTAGACCATCTGGTGTTACTTTatctttcaaaaattcgtaTGTGTTACAACAACGAAAGCCCTAGAATTCATTacctatttttgacgtaggaatacgtctttttgtaatggtgccaaatcaaaaaacagagtaggtttttataaaatagaaatagcaaatctatatctgtgaataaaaaaaaagagcaaC
The Toxorhynchites rutilus septentrionalis strain SRP chromosome 2, ASM2978413v1, whole genome shotgun sequence genome window above contains:
- the LOC129770834 gene encoding splicing regulatory glutamine/lysine-rich protein 1-like, giving the protein MSFLRNIRNNLTTGHKAGTAQRNGKLNPGPPTRSIISERTAATPRKPDSTDAPQRDRSDYGTYGGRRNSDYSRRGSTSTTLRRESKYGKETPAPIIVFVDKYETTKKPAGILRNNTFTKGDRDKERRSGNAISRSDTFTINESENEENMKTNTYTKRKSKERSRENITDPTEKLPVVVDSRTYRKKSLKSSKPVQKVESFIKRFEKSLFRNDSKKHDRKDSNSSNSTYIPTFRDIGINCKLDEEEKLKTRKKRQSSRESLLDTANVEYSSSSQQSYRDRSATPQNKSRERSTSPTKKYSSTYDRMEKLPERNESPSINGRSKMTHERSSSPFETLQLKSKPTDNSYLKARQKEIEMGYSTINKRPSLTLTRSDTPDRNRSVLVNTTRTERYDSDQGRTVTTSTHRVEYNQRPTTQFHSNTYNTLKKEYEQANSKPVGIASPRLNSDRPRPERSASPSKQSRKDSGDIPKYTFGTNLVERRSRFQEFQKSFRKNDDAEATYQQRFFVPI